ATGAGGCCGCCCAGATCGCGCAGGCGCATTTGCTTGGCCACTTCCCAGGCCGCGTCGATGTTGGTCTCCAGGATGTTCTTGCCCTGGTCGCGGCCGCGCACCTTGCCGCCGGTGTTGACGTCGATGGAGACCAAGGCTTCGGTCTGATCGATGATGAGGTAGCCGCCCCGCTTCAACTGCACGCGGCGGGCGAAGGTCTTTTCCAGTTCTTCTTCGATGCCGAAATGATCGAAGAGGGACAGGTCGCCTTCGTAGAGCTTGACCTTGCCCACCATGTCCGGGGAAAGCACGCCCAGGTAGCCTACCACGGTCTTATGCTCGATGCGATCGTCGATCCACACCGCGTCCACGTCTTCGGAGAAATAATCGCGCAGGGTGGTTTCGGAGGAATCGCTTTCCTGATGCACCAGACCCGGGGCCTGGACCTTCTCGGACAGTTCCTTGCAGGCATGCCATTTGGCTTCCAGCTGCTTCATCTGGATGGCGAATTCGTTTTCGCTTTCGCCCAGGCCGATGGTGCGCACGATGTAGCCGACGTCCGGCGACTTCAGATCGCGGATGAGCTTCTTCAGGTTGCGGCGCTGCTGCGGATCCCTGCTCTTCTTGCTGACGCCGATGAAATCGGTGCCGGGCATGCAG
This region of Fibrobacterota bacterium genomic DNA includes:
- a CDS encoding Rne/Rng family ribonuclease, producing MDKTLKRTGRVTSNQLNRPQKSKREILINVRPYEKRIAILEDGRLAEIVYERPESNRLVGNIYKGVVNAVLPGLQAAFVDIGMEKAGFLHVEDVQGRPNLEDYDEDDGDKPAPRVEDNKTIDQLLKTGQEILVQVTKEPISTKGPRLTAHLSFAGRFLVCMPGTDFIGVSKKSRDPQQRRNLKKLIRDLKSPDVGYIVRTIGLGESENEFAIQMKQLEAKWHACKELSEKVQAPGLVHQESDSSETTLRDYFSEDVDAVWIDDRIEHKTVVGYLGVLSPDMVGKVKLYEGDLSLFDHFGIEEELEKTFARRVQLKRGGYLIIDQTEALVSIDVNTGGKVRGRDQGKNILETNIDAAWEVAKQMRLRDLGGL